Proteins found in one Primulina eburnea isolate SZY01 chromosome 16, ASM2296580v1, whole genome shotgun sequence genomic segment:
- the LOC140817470 gene encoding nuclear pore complex protein NUP1 isoform X1 gives MATSSEDGVSAAAYGGVGAGGKFRKKPFRRAHLPTTPYDRPLTAGISNSYNGSSKNPGLFAKLVVDPASKLISYGARRFFSSVFRKRLPPPPPQAQEVNCPLSDEIQVAISDCDVLKCGGGTSSLLLCGSADDGISELEQLLKQKTFSRSEIDHLTGLLQSRAAVESPSVGPKKSEGGAPDFERHQPFASSLSEERMQVEDRSLRVMSSPIINSTVIEDDMAPPAELAKAYMGHRPSKISPSNLGTRNQVRREDAGLLSNVPLASKSPNMSLNMTTSVGRGDPKNGFVTPKSRGRSAIYNMARTPYSRVHPISIKKEIGSTNNFYGGLSIPSSSSSLVEQNERMEAKSMTLKRRSSVLDDDPGSVGPMRRLRQKPYLLASKIPVMAHGVESGSDLALVTSKQKLPLVVEQKNRVSKIAGQNEDDSIPSASYACVSSKSTEVAARILQHLEKLTPKEKSSESKLATVREKSTFRLTPSMLRGQALRSMEDVDSSKLLLAVQDDQKLEDRSDVALSHDRDSTFERTGKVENGDKETVIVSAMLNPAVKNEFLESSSIPSPSITADSAVKNSVAERPQTKSAFRMSAQEDFLELDDDEHSYGLATRPLAEGRGPPNAHTLGNKRSDNEEPKHLKTTSQPEAKLPVVSSKTTESSNPRAPMIETGNDGISLSFSERENIAIQSDVLSQSVISFEKANGTNDSVSGFRLGSQAVDNTPPLPSVSVNVKPESKSENSISLLKAVSTADGSKMETPESDQVVSLDPLKTRDANGKAHNAPFVSNGPLISRAPAVSFTITSSHDANQISTAISSPLTSSTSMASFSWMGASTNATSSTSMASFGFTGFGNSNTSSSNDNSFRSNAAVSVFNFGASVDPSSALLAPSTTTISEVSELKNKAEKEPNTGSSSAMHSAVTPFVAKNSGSGPSNSSANNFQGFLPATANKSSVPDFGLVSQSTSIPISASGSLPSLKMSGSMSLTTSLSHPQFNPNQSLGFTTSASSSETSMVKSGSGPTSSVGKFGANSTLSGDSAVSLNAPATPGIFGFGLGLSSSADPVSAVGSTNGVTPPVVSYGDDSVATSVTNNASSSSIGTSGIFNFGASSSASTPAALNIFGSTWESPKSLAFSSTFTTSSPSSVFSFGTSASTTAPANATSTVFSSQSGSSSSPIFPFSTSSPAFSLPSVSLNQPIFGNRPPSFTASPSGGDQMNAEDSMAEDPVQSSAPSIPIFGQPTISPPPAGFMFGSAAPPLSNPFQFSGQQNQIAPLNPSTFQASGSLEFNNGGSFSLGSGGADKSNRKFVKVNRNKNRKR, from the exons ATGGCGACGTCGAGTGAAGACGGAGTCTCGGCCGCCGCATACGGCGGCGTTGGAGCAGGAGGTAAGTTCCGAAAGAAGCCCTTCCGCAGAGCGCACCTCCCTACGACGCCTTACGATCGTCCCCTCACTGCGGGAATCAGCAATTCATACAATGGTAGCAGTAAAAACCCTGGCTTGTTCGCGAAGCTCGTGGTGGATCCTGCCTCCAAGCTTATATCATATGGGGCTCGCCGCTTCTTCTCCTCGGTTTTTCGCAAACGCCTACCTCCGCCGCCTCCGCAGGCACAAG AGGTAAATTGTCCTTTGAGTGATGAGATTCAGGTGGCAATTTCTGAT TGCGATGTGCTAAAGTGCGGAGGTGGTACTAGCAGCCTGTTGTTATGTGGTTCAGCTGATGATGGAATCTCTGAGCTCGAGCAATTGCTGAAGCAGAAGACTTTTAGCAG GTCTGAGATCGATCATCTGACAGGACTATTGCAATCAAGGGCTGCTGTAGAATCACCCAGTGTTGGTCCCAAAAAAAGTGAAGGAGGAGCACCAGATTTTGAAAGGCATCAACCATTTGCAAGTAGTCTGTCGGAAGAACGTATGCAGGTCGAGGATAGATCGTTGAGGGTTATGTCATCTcctattataaattcaaca GTCATTGAGGATGATATGGCGCCTCCAGCTGAACTTGCAAAAGCTTACATGGGCCATAGACCTTCTAAAATATCCCCATCAAACTTAGGGACTCGTAATCAAGTTCGTAGAGAAGATGCAGGATTGCTTTCTAATGTACCTCTCGCTTccaaatctcccaacatgtcaTTGAATATGACTACTTCTGTTGGCCGTGGTGATCCTAAAAATGGTTTTGTAACTCCAAAATCTCGAGGCAGATCGGCGATTTACAACATGGCTCGTACCCCATATTCTAGAGTTCATCCAATTTCCATTAAAAAG GAAATCGGATCGACCAACAATTTCTACGGTGGACTGTCAATACCCTCATCATCTTCTTCTCTAGTGGAGCAAAATGAAAGAATGGAAGCCAAGTCAATG ACCTTGAAACGCAGGAGTTCGGTCTTAGATGATGATCCTGGGTCTGTTGGTCCCATGCGGAGACTCAGGCAGAAACCTTATCTATTAGCTTCTAAAATTCCTGTGATGGCACATGGAGTGGAAAGTGGTTCTGATCTTGCACTGGTGACTTCAAAGCAAAAGCTTCCTTTAGTTGTTGAACAGAAAAATAGGGTCTCAAAAATTGCTGGGCAAAATGAGGATGACAGCATTCCAAGTGCCAGTTATGCTTGTGTCTCTTCCAAATCTACTGAGGTTGCTGCAAGAATTTTGCAGCATCTTGAAAAGTTGACTCCAAAGGAAAAGTCATCTGAATCTAAGCTGGCTACTGTGCGAGAGAAATCCACTTTTAGATTGACACCCAGTATGCTTCGTGGACAAGCTCTCAGGAGCATGGAGGATGTAGATTCTTCGAAGTTGCTGCTGGCTGTTCAAGATGATCAAAAGTTGGAGGATAGGTCTGATGTCGCTTTATCTCATGACCGAGATTCTACTTTTGAAAGGACCGGAAAGGTTGAAAATGGCGATAAAGAAACTGTAATAGTCTCTGCCATGTTGAATCCTGCAGTGAAGAATGAATTTCTTGAGTCCTCTTCGATTCCTAGCCCCAGTATAACTGCTGATTCAGCAGTAAAAAATAGTGTAGCTGAACGTCCTCAAACTAAGAGTGCATTTAGGATGAGTGCGCAAGAG GATTTTTTGGAGCTGGATGATGATGAACATTCTTATGGGCTTGCAACTAGACCTTTGGCAGAAGGGAGAGGACCGCCTAATGCACATACTCTCGGAAACAAACGCTCTGATAATGAAGAACCCAAACATTTGAAAACTACTAGTCAACCAGAAGCGAAGTTACCTGTTGTATCAAGCAAaacaactgaaagcagtaatccTAGAGCTCCCATGATTGAAACAGGAAATGATGGCATTTCTCTCTCTTTTTCAGAGAGAGAAAATATAGCAATCCAATCAGATGTTCTTTCTCAGTCGGTCATTTCGTTTGAAAAAGCAAATGGAACTAATGATTCAGTTTCCGGGTTCAGATTGGGCTCTCAAGCTGTTGATAATACTCCTCCGTTGCCTTCGGTATCAGTCAATGTGAAACCAGAATCTAAGTCTGAGAACTCTATCAG CTTATTGAAGGCTGTTTCTACTGCTGATGGCTCTAAGATGGAAACACCCGAGTCTGATCAAGTTGTATCCCTTGATCCTTTGAAGACAAGAGATGCAAATGGAAAGGCTCATAATGCACCATTTGTATCAAATGGGCCCCTTATTTCTAGGGCTCCCGCAGTGTCATTTACCATAACTTCTTCTCATGATGCAAATCAGATATCGACAGCTATCTCTAGTCCTTTAACCTCTTCAACCAGCATGGCAAGCTTTAGCTGGATGGGGGCCAGCACCAACGCTACCTCTTCGACCAGCATGGCAAGCTTTGGCTTTACTGGCTTCGGCAATAGCAACACTTCCTCTTCCAATGACAATAGTTTTCGGTCAAATGCAGCTGTATCTGTTTTCAATTTTGGTGCCTCTGTGGATCCATCCAGTGCATTACTTGCACCATCAACTACTACTATCTCAGAAGTGTCTGAGCTAAAGAACAAAGCTGAGAAAGAACCAAATACTGGCAGCTCTAGTGCAATGCATTCAGCTGTTACACCATTTGTGGCTAAAAACTCTGGAAGTGGCCCTAGTAATTCATCTGCAAATAATTTTCAAGGTTTTCTTCCTGCAACTGCCAATAAATCTTCAGTGCCTGATTTTGGACTTGTCTCGCAGAGTACATCCATTCCAATCAGTGCGTCTGGGTCATTACCTTCCCTTAAGATGAGTGGCAGCATGTCTTTGACCACTTCCCTGTCCCATCCCCAGTTTAATCCAAACCAAAGTTTGGGCTTTACTACTTCAGCTTCCTCATCAGAGACCAGCATGGTTAAATCTGGTAGTGGACCAACATCGAGTGTTGGCAAATTTGGTGCAAACTCCACTTTATCAGGTGACAGTGCAGTCAGCTTGAACGCCCCTGCTACCCCTGGCATATTTGGTTTTGGTTTAGGTTTAAGTTCCTCCGCTGATCCAGTCAGTGCAGTTGGCTCGACAAATGGTGTCACTCCCCCAGTAGTCAGTTATGGTGATGATTCCGTGGCAACTTCAGTAACTAACAACGCTAGCTCTTCGAGCATTGGCACATCTGGTATATTTAATTTTGGTGCTAGCTCTTCAGCTTCCACACCAGCAGCTTTAAACATATTTGGCTCTACTTGGGAAAGTCCGAAGTCTTTGGCCTTTAGTTCAACATTTACTACTTCTTCTCCATCCAGTGTATTTTCATTTGGGACGTCGGCTTCTACCACTGCTCCTGCAAATGCTACATCCACAGTTTTTAGTTCACAGTCTGGTTCCTCATCCAGCCCAATTTTTCCATTTTCGACATCTTCTCCTGCATTTTCTTTACCCTCTGTTTCCCTTAACCAGCCAATATTTGGTAATAGACCACCTAGTTTTACAGCGTCTCCAAGTGGCGGTGACCAAATGAATGCCGAAGACAGCATGGCTGAGGATCCAGTGCAATCCTCTGCACCTTCTATTCCTATATTTGGTCAACCAACCATTTCTCCTCCCCCTGCTGGCTTTATGTTTGGATCAGCAGCTCCACCCTTGTCAAATCCTTTCCAATTTAGCGGCCAACAAAATCAAATTGCTCCACTAAATCCATCTACCTTTCAGGCTTCAGGTAGCCTAGAATTCAATAATGGTGGTAGTTTCTCATTGGGGAGTGGTGGTGCTGACAAATCGAATCGAAAGTTTGTCAAAGTAAATAGAAATAAGAACCGGAAGAGGTGA
- the LOC140817470 gene encoding nuclear pore complex protein NUP1 isoform X2, translating to MATSSEDGVSAAAYGGVGAGGKFRKKPFRRAHLPTTPYDRPLTAGISNSYNGSSKNPGLFAKLVVDPASKLISYGARRFFSSVFRKRLPPPPPQAQEVNCPLSDEIQVAISDCGGGTSSLLLCGSADDGISELEQLLKQKTFSRSEIDHLTGLLQSRAAVESPSVGPKKSEGGAPDFERHQPFASSLSEERMQVEDRSLRVMSSPIINSTVIEDDMAPPAELAKAYMGHRPSKISPSNLGTRNQVRREDAGLLSNVPLASKSPNMSLNMTTSVGRGDPKNGFVTPKSRGRSAIYNMARTPYSRVHPISIKKEIGSTNNFYGGLSIPSSSSSLVEQNERMEAKSMTLKRRSSVLDDDPGSVGPMRRLRQKPYLLASKIPVMAHGVESGSDLALVTSKQKLPLVVEQKNRVSKIAGQNEDDSIPSASYACVSSKSTEVAARILQHLEKLTPKEKSSESKLATVREKSTFRLTPSMLRGQALRSMEDVDSSKLLLAVQDDQKLEDRSDVALSHDRDSTFERTGKVENGDKETVIVSAMLNPAVKNEFLESSSIPSPSITADSAVKNSVAERPQTKSAFRMSAQEDFLELDDDEHSYGLATRPLAEGRGPPNAHTLGNKRSDNEEPKHLKTTSQPEAKLPVVSSKTTESSNPRAPMIETGNDGISLSFSERENIAIQSDVLSQSVISFEKANGTNDSVSGFRLGSQAVDNTPPLPSVSVNVKPESKSENSISLLKAVSTADGSKMETPESDQVVSLDPLKTRDANGKAHNAPFVSNGPLISRAPAVSFTITSSHDANQISTAISSPLTSSTSMASFSWMGASTNATSSTSMASFGFTGFGNSNTSSSNDNSFRSNAAVSVFNFGASVDPSSALLAPSTTTISEVSELKNKAEKEPNTGSSSAMHSAVTPFVAKNSGSGPSNSSANNFQGFLPATANKSSVPDFGLVSQSTSIPISASGSLPSLKMSGSMSLTTSLSHPQFNPNQSLGFTTSASSSETSMVKSGSGPTSSVGKFGANSTLSGDSAVSLNAPATPGIFGFGLGLSSSADPVSAVGSTNGVTPPVVSYGDDSVATSVTNNASSSSIGTSGIFNFGASSSASTPAALNIFGSTWESPKSLAFSSTFTTSSPSSVFSFGTSASTTAPANATSTVFSSQSGSSSSPIFPFSTSSPAFSLPSVSLNQPIFGNRPPSFTASPSGGDQMNAEDSMAEDPVQSSAPSIPIFGQPTISPPPAGFMFGSAAPPLSNPFQFSGQQNQIAPLNPSTFQASGSLEFNNGGSFSLGSGGADKSNRKFVKVNRNKNRKR from the exons ATGGCGACGTCGAGTGAAGACGGAGTCTCGGCCGCCGCATACGGCGGCGTTGGAGCAGGAGGTAAGTTCCGAAAGAAGCCCTTCCGCAGAGCGCACCTCCCTACGACGCCTTACGATCGTCCCCTCACTGCGGGAATCAGCAATTCATACAATGGTAGCAGTAAAAACCCTGGCTTGTTCGCGAAGCTCGTGGTGGATCCTGCCTCCAAGCTTATATCATATGGGGCTCGCCGCTTCTTCTCCTCGGTTTTTCGCAAACGCCTACCTCCGCCGCCTCCGCAGGCACAAG AGGTAAATTGTCCTTTGAGTGATGAGATTCAGGTGGCAATTTCTGAT TGCGGAGGTGGTACTAGCAGCCTGTTGTTATGTGGTTCAGCTGATGATGGAATCTCTGAGCTCGAGCAATTGCTGAAGCAGAAGACTTTTAGCAG GTCTGAGATCGATCATCTGACAGGACTATTGCAATCAAGGGCTGCTGTAGAATCACCCAGTGTTGGTCCCAAAAAAAGTGAAGGAGGAGCACCAGATTTTGAAAGGCATCAACCATTTGCAAGTAGTCTGTCGGAAGAACGTATGCAGGTCGAGGATAGATCGTTGAGGGTTATGTCATCTcctattataaattcaaca GTCATTGAGGATGATATGGCGCCTCCAGCTGAACTTGCAAAAGCTTACATGGGCCATAGACCTTCTAAAATATCCCCATCAAACTTAGGGACTCGTAATCAAGTTCGTAGAGAAGATGCAGGATTGCTTTCTAATGTACCTCTCGCTTccaaatctcccaacatgtcaTTGAATATGACTACTTCTGTTGGCCGTGGTGATCCTAAAAATGGTTTTGTAACTCCAAAATCTCGAGGCAGATCGGCGATTTACAACATGGCTCGTACCCCATATTCTAGAGTTCATCCAATTTCCATTAAAAAG GAAATCGGATCGACCAACAATTTCTACGGTGGACTGTCAATACCCTCATCATCTTCTTCTCTAGTGGAGCAAAATGAAAGAATGGAAGCCAAGTCAATG ACCTTGAAACGCAGGAGTTCGGTCTTAGATGATGATCCTGGGTCTGTTGGTCCCATGCGGAGACTCAGGCAGAAACCTTATCTATTAGCTTCTAAAATTCCTGTGATGGCACATGGAGTGGAAAGTGGTTCTGATCTTGCACTGGTGACTTCAAAGCAAAAGCTTCCTTTAGTTGTTGAACAGAAAAATAGGGTCTCAAAAATTGCTGGGCAAAATGAGGATGACAGCATTCCAAGTGCCAGTTATGCTTGTGTCTCTTCCAAATCTACTGAGGTTGCTGCAAGAATTTTGCAGCATCTTGAAAAGTTGACTCCAAAGGAAAAGTCATCTGAATCTAAGCTGGCTACTGTGCGAGAGAAATCCACTTTTAGATTGACACCCAGTATGCTTCGTGGACAAGCTCTCAGGAGCATGGAGGATGTAGATTCTTCGAAGTTGCTGCTGGCTGTTCAAGATGATCAAAAGTTGGAGGATAGGTCTGATGTCGCTTTATCTCATGACCGAGATTCTACTTTTGAAAGGACCGGAAAGGTTGAAAATGGCGATAAAGAAACTGTAATAGTCTCTGCCATGTTGAATCCTGCAGTGAAGAATGAATTTCTTGAGTCCTCTTCGATTCCTAGCCCCAGTATAACTGCTGATTCAGCAGTAAAAAATAGTGTAGCTGAACGTCCTCAAACTAAGAGTGCATTTAGGATGAGTGCGCAAGAG GATTTTTTGGAGCTGGATGATGATGAACATTCTTATGGGCTTGCAACTAGACCTTTGGCAGAAGGGAGAGGACCGCCTAATGCACATACTCTCGGAAACAAACGCTCTGATAATGAAGAACCCAAACATTTGAAAACTACTAGTCAACCAGAAGCGAAGTTACCTGTTGTATCAAGCAAaacaactgaaagcagtaatccTAGAGCTCCCATGATTGAAACAGGAAATGATGGCATTTCTCTCTCTTTTTCAGAGAGAGAAAATATAGCAATCCAATCAGATGTTCTTTCTCAGTCGGTCATTTCGTTTGAAAAAGCAAATGGAACTAATGATTCAGTTTCCGGGTTCAGATTGGGCTCTCAAGCTGTTGATAATACTCCTCCGTTGCCTTCGGTATCAGTCAATGTGAAACCAGAATCTAAGTCTGAGAACTCTATCAG CTTATTGAAGGCTGTTTCTACTGCTGATGGCTCTAAGATGGAAACACCCGAGTCTGATCAAGTTGTATCCCTTGATCCTTTGAAGACAAGAGATGCAAATGGAAAGGCTCATAATGCACCATTTGTATCAAATGGGCCCCTTATTTCTAGGGCTCCCGCAGTGTCATTTACCATAACTTCTTCTCATGATGCAAATCAGATATCGACAGCTATCTCTAGTCCTTTAACCTCTTCAACCAGCATGGCAAGCTTTAGCTGGATGGGGGCCAGCACCAACGCTACCTCTTCGACCAGCATGGCAAGCTTTGGCTTTACTGGCTTCGGCAATAGCAACACTTCCTCTTCCAATGACAATAGTTTTCGGTCAAATGCAGCTGTATCTGTTTTCAATTTTGGTGCCTCTGTGGATCCATCCAGTGCATTACTTGCACCATCAACTACTACTATCTCAGAAGTGTCTGAGCTAAAGAACAAAGCTGAGAAAGAACCAAATACTGGCAGCTCTAGTGCAATGCATTCAGCTGTTACACCATTTGTGGCTAAAAACTCTGGAAGTGGCCCTAGTAATTCATCTGCAAATAATTTTCAAGGTTTTCTTCCTGCAACTGCCAATAAATCTTCAGTGCCTGATTTTGGACTTGTCTCGCAGAGTACATCCATTCCAATCAGTGCGTCTGGGTCATTACCTTCCCTTAAGATGAGTGGCAGCATGTCTTTGACCACTTCCCTGTCCCATCCCCAGTTTAATCCAAACCAAAGTTTGGGCTTTACTACTTCAGCTTCCTCATCAGAGACCAGCATGGTTAAATCTGGTAGTGGACCAACATCGAGTGTTGGCAAATTTGGTGCAAACTCCACTTTATCAGGTGACAGTGCAGTCAGCTTGAACGCCCCTGCTACCCCTGGCATATTTGGTTTTGGTTTAGGTTTAAGTTCCTCCGCTGATCCAGTCAGTGCAGTTGGCTCGACAAATGGTGTCACTCCCCCAGTAGTCAGTTATGGTGATGATTCCGTGGCAACTTCAGTAACTAACAACGCTAGCTCTTCGAGCATTGGCACATCTGGTATATTTAATTTTGGTGCTAGCTCTTCAGCTTCCACACCAGCAGCTTTAAACATATTTGGCTCTACTTGGGAAAGTCCGAAGTCTTTGGCCTTTAGTTCAACATTTACTACTTCTTCTCCATCCAGTGTATTTTCATTTGGGACGTCGGCTTCTACCACTGCTCCTGCAAATGCTACATCCACAGTTTTTAGTTCACAGTCTGGTTCCTCATCCAGCCCAATTTTTCCATTTTCGACATCTTCTCCTGCATTTTCTTTACCCTCTGTTTCCCTTAACCAGCCAATATTTGGTAATAGACCACCTAGTTTTACAGCGTCTCCAAGTGGCGGTGACCAAATGAATGCCGAAGACAGCATGGCTGAGGATCCAGTGCAATCCTCTGCACCTTCTATTCCTATATTTGGTCAACCAACCATTTCTCCTCCCCCTGCTGGCTTTATGTTTGGATCAGCAGCTCCACCCTTGTCAAATCCTTTCCAATTTAGCGGCCAACAAAATCAAATTGCTCCACTAAATCCATCTACCTTTCAGGCTTCAGGTAGCCTAGAATTCAATAATGGTGGTAGTTTCTCATTGGGGAGTGGTGGTGCTGACAAATCGAATCGAAAGTTTGTCAAAGTAAATAGAAATAAGAACCGGAAGAGGTGA